From a single Anaerolineales bacterium genomic region:
- a CDS encoding 2Fe-2S iron-sulfur cluster-binding protein, which yields MAESITLTIDGQEVTTEQGKTLLDVAHEMGKEIPTICFHEATTANAVCRICVVEVEGMRTLQPACIVKAGAGMKVQTRSEKVVRSRRTILEMLASTMDLSEAPEIQQMMYEYGASSSRFPDAERRETDVKDDNPMYIRDYSKCLLCWRCVQVCADDAQYTFAINFDGRGYETQIGTFFDKTIPETSCVLCGQCVAVCPTGALKPKREYLLEQGMSPNEISVMNTGRKQRKPR from the coding sequence ATGGCTGAGAGCATAACTTTGACAATTGACGGACAGGAAGTAACCACCGAACAGGGCAAGACCCTGTTGGATGTGGCGCACGAGATGGGCAAGGAGATTCCCACCATTTGTTTTCACGAAGCGACGACGGCGAATGCGGTTTGCCGAATCTGCGTCGTGGAGGTGGAGGGGATGAGAACGCTCCAGCCTGCGTGCATCGTCAAAGCGGGAGCAGGCATGAAGGTCCAGACGCGAAGCGAAAAGGTCGTCAGGTCACGACGGACGATCCTGGAGATGCTTGCATCCACGATGGATTTGTCCGAAGCGCCTGAAATTCAGCAGATGATGTACGAGTACGGCGCGTCGTCGAGCCGCTTCCCCGATGCGGAGCGGCGTGAAACGGACGTGAAGGATGACAACCCGATGTACATCCGCGATTACTCGAAGTGTCTGCTGTGCTGGCGCTGTGTGCAGGTCTGCGCGGACGATGCGCAATATACCTTTGCGATCAACTTCGACGGGCGCGGATACGAAACGCAGATCGGCACGTTCTTCGACAAGACCATCCCCGAAACGTCGTGCGTGCTGTGCGGACAATGCGTGGCGGTCTGCCCGACCGGCGCGTTGAAACCGAAGCGCGAATATTTGCTGGAACAAGGCATGAGCCCGAACGAGATCAGCGTGATGAACACGGGCAGAAAGCAGAGGAAACCGCGATGA
- a CDS encoding corrinoid protein, producing MSEEIEKLYKDMAQSIIDGESDISVELAQKSIEMGIPPLDAITKGFVIGVNYIGDQFGAGEAFLPELVMAGEAMKAAVAVLEPELLKLGEAREIMGRVVLATVEGDIHEIGKTLVGTMLSASGFEVTDLGVDQPADQIIGKALEIDANLIGLSALLTTTMVRQRELIEELDKENLRPRIKVMVGGAPITRDWATKIKADGTSEDAVGAVQLAKQLVGKE from the coding sequence ATGTCGGAAGAGATCGAGAAATTGTACAAGGATATGGCGCAAAGCATCATTGACGGGGAGTCGGATATTTCGGTGGAACTCGCCCAAAAATCCATCGAGATGGGAATCCCGCCGTTGGATGCCATCACGAAAGGATTCGTGATCGGCGTCAACTACATCGGTGACCAGTTCGGGGCGGGAGAGGCGTTTTTGCCCGAGTTGGTGATGGCGGGCGAAGCGATGAAAGCCGCGGTCGCAGTACTTGAGCCTGAACTGCTCAAACTCGGCGAAGCGCGCGAGATCATGGGGCGCGTGGTGCTTGCCACAGTCGAAGGCGACATCCACGAGATCGGCAAAACGCTGGTCGGCACGATGCTCAGCGCGTCGGGCTTTGAAGTCACCGACCTGGGCGTGGACCAGCCTGCCGACCAGATCATCGGCAAGGCGCTGGAAATCGATGCCAACCTCATCGGTTTGAGCGCATTGCTCACCACCACGATGGTCCGACAGCGCGAGTTGATCGAAGAACTCGACAAGGAAAACCTGCGTCCGCGCATCAAGGTGATGGTCGGCGGCGCTCCCATCACCCGCGATTGGGCGACCAAGATCAAAGCCGACGGCACGTCGGAAGACGCGGTCGGCGCGGTGCAATTGGCGAAGCAGTTGGTTGGAAAAGAATAG
- a CDS encoding GntR family transcriptional regulator codes for MAEKELTHKPLKEEIYDALHRQIIAGKYSPGDWLRQEDIASQMGVSMTPVREALDLLVAKGIAERVPYRGVRIREMSAKDVVEAYGMRLFLEAMIARETALNITPEQLADLEAIMEEMDRHVELSEMPQERQLSREFHAAIAEASGNDLLVQLYAIVSNAFPDWLLYEALYRKPELVSGSVAQTHDEHAAILEAFKQRDPDLAVKVSLEHVMESGRWLETYRDIPAKLLREKEKQVSHLIKKSK; via the coding sequence ATGGCAGAGAAAGAACTTACCCACAAACCCCTGAAAGAAGAAATTTACGATGCGCTCCATCGGCAGATCATCGCGGGGAAATATTCCCCCGGCGACTGGCTGCGGCAGGAGGACATCGCCAGCCAGATGGGCGTGAGCATGACTCCCGTGCGTGAGGCATTGGACCTGCTGGTTGCAAAAGGCATCGCGGAGCGGGTCCCGTACCGCGGCGTGCGTATCCGGGAGATGTCCGCCAAGGATGTGGTCGAAGCCTATGGCATGCGGCTGTTCCTTGAAGCGATGATCGCCAGGGAAACCGCGTTGAACATCACACCCGAGCAGCTTGCCGATCTCGAAGCGATCATGGAAGAGATGGATCGGCATGTGGAATTGAGCGAGATGCCGCAGGAGAGGCAGTTGAGCCGTGAGTTCCATGCCGCGATCGCGGAGGCTTCAGGGAACGATTTGCTGGTGCAATTATATGCCATCGTCTCAAACGCTTTCCCGGACTGGCTTTTGTATGAGGCACTGTACCGCAAGCCCGAACTGGTCTCTGGCAGTGTGGCGCAGACTCACGACGAACATGCCGCAATTTTGGAGGCATTCAAACAGCGCGACCCCGACCTTGCTGTGAAGGTTTCGCTGGAGCACGTGATGGAATCGGGCAGGTGGCTGGAAACGTATCGCGATATTCCTGCAAAATTATTGCGTGAAAAAGAAAAACAAGTTTCGCACTTGATCAAGAAATCAAAATAA
- a CDS encoding DUF4173 domain-containing protein → MKTTKKTTDTKPVKRKSPKKTASSSGVSSVPVSLEKDSAAPSANPDLSNPIYQHSTQLLVVALILAWLFDFLFWKNSVGVNFPIFLVACLVGGGYWLLANDIRPARNSLWLLIPFLFFAVFSFLRQEPLTIFLVFVFALVTFGLFASTYIGGKWIRYGLGDYLQKTLFLIGDMISASLIYFPKARRVQDELGADKGGIPIWGLLRGLLFALPILICFGSLLAAGDLVFKERLGDFLDLDNFSENVFRGILILFYAYVLAGVLIHAALKSKDEHLAGEVKSFVKPFLGFAESAVILGSVSILFLGFVIVQFQYFFGGETNIGVEGYTYSQYARRGFNELVTVAFFSLVLIFGLSSITRRESEVQRRAYSILSVILAIFVLIILVSAYQRISLAIDWHGFSRLRLYPRIFLIWLGLLFVTIVFLEFVRKESYFAFAAVLASTGFVVSLALVNIDAAIIKRNVPRVLQGKNLNVAHLASLSSDAVPALADEFYSSSYPDWAHEGIGAALTCYLHFDKYEESYSDWRSFNLSRWQAHVALQGVEKHLQDYSVNDQKPWNVRVKTPGGEWYECRYYSNAEER, encoded by the coding sequence ATGAAGACAACAAAGAAGACAACAGATACAAAGCCCGTTAAGCGTAAAAGCCCCAAGAAGACGGCATCATCTTCTGGCGTTTCGAGCGTGCCGGTTTCTCTAGAGAAAGACTCCGCTGCTCCGAGCGCGAATCCTGATTTGAGTAACCCAATCTATCAGCATTCAACTCAGTTGCTGGTTGTTGCATTGATACTTGCATGGCTTTTCGATTTTCTATTTTGGAAAAATAGCGTTGGAGTGAATTTTCCGATTTTTCTTGTTGCTTGTCTCGTGGGCGGCGGTTACTGGCTTCTTGCGAATGATATTCGTCCTGCAAGAAACAGCCTGTGGTTGCTTATCCCTTTTCTGTTTTTTGCAGTGTTTTCATTTCTTCGCCAGGAACCGTTGACGATCTTTCTGGTGTTTGTGTTTGCGCTTGTTACCTTTGGACTCTTTGCCAGCACCTATATTGGCGGTAAATGGATTAGATATGGTTTGGGGGATTATTTGCAGAAAACCCTGTTCCTTATTGGGGATATGATTTCTGCGTCTCTTATTTATTTTCCTAAAGCTCGTCGTGTACAGGATGAATTAGGGGCTGATAAAGGCGGAATCCCGATTTGGGGATTGTTACGCGGGCTACTCTTTGCTCTGCCGATCTTGATTTGTTTTGGATCTTTGCTGGCGGCGGGCGATTTAGTGTTTAAGGAAAGATTGGGCGATTTTCTTGATTTGGATAATTTTTCTGAAAATGTATTTCGCGGCATTTTGATTCTGTTTTATGCCTATGTTTTGGCTGGCGTTCTTATCCATGCTGCTTTGAAAAGCAAGGACGAGCATCTAGCTGGCGAAGTTAAATCATTTGTGAAACCCTTTCTGGGCTTCGCGGAATCTGCGGTGATTTTGGGGAGCGTTTCCATTCTATTTCTTGGTTTTGTAATTGTGCAATTTCAATATTTCTTTGGCGGTGAAACCAATATCGGTGTTGAAGGATATACATATTCCCAGTATGCCCGCCGGGGATTTAATGAATTGGTGACAGTTGCCTTCTTTAGCCTAGTTCTCATTTTTGGATTGAGTTCTATTACTCGGCGCGAATCTGAAGTACAACGACGAGCCTATTCTATATTGAGTGTTATATTGGCTATCTTTGTGCTGATTATTTTGGTATCTGCTTATCAAAGAATCTCGCTTGCAATTGACTGGCACGGCTTTTCGCGCCTTCGCTTATACCCAAGGATATTCCTGATCTGGCTTGGGCTTTTGTTTGTGACAATCGTTTTTCTTGAATTCGTCCGAAAGGAAAGTTATTTTGCATTTGCGGCTGTACTTGCATCGACAGGATTCGTTGTTTCGCTTGCATTGGTTAATATTGACGCCGCCATCATTAAGCGAAATGTTCCCCGAGTTTTACAGGGAAAAAATCTAAATGTTGCCCACCTTGCATCATTGTCATCCGATGCTGTCCCTGCATTGGCGGATGAGTTTTATTCAAGCTCATATCCCGATTGGGCACATGAAGGGATTGGGGCTGCCTTGACGTGCTACCTGCATTTTGACAAGTATGAAGAATCCTATTCTGATTGGCGCTCCTTCAATTTGTCTCGCTGGCAGGCGCATGTGGCTTTGCAGGGTGTCGAAAAACACTTGCAGGATTATAGTGTCAATGATCAGAAACCGTGGAATGTAAGGGTTAAGACCCCGGGCGGTGAATGGTATGAATGCAGGTATTACAGTAATGCGGAAGAGAGATGA
- the fdhF gene encoding formate dehydrogenase subunit alpha, translating into MIKSDRVTTTTCPYCGVGCTLQLHVKDDFIYKVTSPFDSPVNQGNLCVKGRFGYDFVYHPKRTTKPLVRRYLLEGKPKPEGREQVFAVSVDGKPIPDSKISNDWDWVETDWETALNFVADNLVRIYKRDGSDAMAVYCCAKATNEDNYLLQKMYRALFRTNNVDHCTRLCHAGSVVALQQAVGSSAMSNTASQVIMNDVFIVTGSNTSENHPIIALQMKEAVMKHGAKMIVVDPRRIELVDMAEMWLPLKPGTNVPVFSAMAHVIVKEGLVNWEFVKNRTEGFDEFIESLEKFTPEYAEEISGVPAEDIRKAARMYANAKNAAIYWGMGISQLSHGTASALALIHLAFLTGHVGRDGTGLNPLRGQNNVQGASDMGAMPFHYPGYMRVDNPDNRAKWEKAWNIEPGGLSLKLGLTTTEILSHAHEGGVRALYIMGENPMMSEPNLNETREHMKQLEFIVAQDIFINESGAFADVFFPATPFAEKDGTFSNTDRRVQRVRAAHKPRGEARPDWQIVCDLALRIESRLGVDTAKWTYSNPEEILREMAGVNEDYAGITYERIEKVGLIYPVPSLDHPGTPTLFTETFPRGRGKFHQLDYVPVMEEADDEFPFILTTGRVLEHWHGGSMTRNSSLNEAYPEARVEIHPADADIHGIKQDDPVRVKSRRGEVVLRASVTEKTTVGVVFIPFHFAEAAANLLTNDALDPQAKIPEFKACAVQVFPARESDLPNPDVVLERGRY; encoded by the coding sequence ATGATCAAATCTGACCGAGTGACCACCACCACCTGTCCTTACTGCGGGGTGGGCTGCACCCTGCAATTGCACGTCAAGGATGATTTCATTTACAAAGTGACCAGCCCCTTCGATTCACCTGTCAATCAGGGCAACCTGTGCGTGAAGGGACGTTTCGGCTACGACTTCGTCTATCATCCCAAACGCACGACCAAGCCGTTGGTGCGCCGTTATTTGCTCGAAGGCAAGCCGAAGCCCGAAGGGCGCGAACAGGTCTTTGCCGTCAGTGTGGATGGCAAGCCGATTCCCGATTCAAAGATATCCAACGATTGGGACTGGGTCGAGACTGACTGGGAGACTGCACTGAATTTTGTCGCAGATAACCTCGTCCGCATCTACAAACGCGACGGTTCGGATGCGATGGCGGTCTATTGCTGTGCCAAGGCGACGAACGAAGATAATTATCTGCTGCAAAAAATGTACCGCGCGCTGTTCCGCACGAATAACGTGGATCACTGCACGCGCCTGTGTCATGCGGGCTCGGTCGTCGCGCTTCAGCAGGCGGTCGGTTCGTCCGCGATGAGCAACACGGCTTCACAGGTCATTATGAACGACGTGTTCATTGTTACCGGCTCGAACACATCCGAGAACCATCCCATCATTGCCTTGCAGATGAAGGAAGCGGTGATGAAACACGGCGCGAAGATGATCGTCGTGGACCCGCGCCGTATCGAACTGGTGGATATGGCGGAGATGTGGCTGCCGCTCAAGCCGGGCACGAACGTGCCGGTCTTCTCCGCGATGGCGCATGTGATCGTGAAAGAGGGCTTGGTCAACTGGGAGTTCGTCAAGAACCGCACCGAAGGTTTTGATGAATTCATCGAAAGCCTTGAAAAATTCACGCCCGAATATGCCGAAGAAATATCAGGCGTGCCCGCCGAAGACATCCGCAAAGCGGCGCGGATGTATGCCAATGCAAAGAACGCCGCCATCTATTGGGGCATGGGCATTTCGCAGCTCTCGCATGGCACGGCGTCCGCGCTGGCGCTCATTCATCTGGCGTTTCTCACGGGACACGTCGGGCGCGACGGCACGGGGCTTAATCCACTGCGCGGACAGAACAACGTGCAGGGCGCGAGCGACATGGGCGCGATGCCCTTCCATTACCCCGGCTACATGCGCGTGGACAATCCCGACAACCGCGCCAAATGGGAGAAGGCGTGGAACATCGAGCCGGGCGGGTTAAGCCTCAAGCTGGGACTCACTACCACTGAAATTCTCAGCCATGCGCACGAAGGAGGCGTCCGTGCGTTGTACATCATGGGCGAGAATCCGATGATGTCTGAGCCGAACCTCAACGAGACGCGCGAACATATGAAGCAACTCGAGTTCATCGTCGCGCAGGATATTTTCATCAACGAATCTGGCGCGTTCGCAGATGTGTTTTTCCCCGCCACGCCCTTCGCCGAAAAGGACGGCACGTTCTCGAACACGGATAGAAGAGTCCAGCGTGTCCGCGCCGCACACAAGCCGCGCGGGGAAGCAAGACCCGATTGGCAGATCGTTTGCGATCTGGCGCTGCGCATCGAATCCCGCCTTGGGGTTGATACCGCCAAATGGACCTATTCCAACCCCGAAGAGATCCTACGCGAGATGGCGGGCGTGAACGAAGATTACGCGGGCATCACCTACGAGCGCATCGAAAAAGTCGGCTTGATCTACCCCGTCCCGTCTCTCGACCACCCCGGCACACCGACTCTCTTCACCGAAACCTTCCCGCGCGGACGCGGCAAGTTCCACCAGCTTGATTACGTCCCGGTCATGGAAGAAGCGGACGACGAATTCCCGTTCATCCTGACCACGGGGCGCGTGCTCGAACACTGGCACGGCGGCTCGATGACCCGCAACTCGTCCCTGAACGAAGCATACCCCGAAGCCCGCGTGGAGATCCATCCCGCCGATGCGGACATTCACGGCATTAAACAGGATGACCCTGTGCGCGTCAAATCCCGCCGTGGAGAGGTTGTCCTGCGCGCCAGCGTGACCGAGAAAACCACCGTCGGCGTGGTCTTCATCCCTTTCCACTTCGCCGAAGCCGCCGCGAATTTACTCACCAACGACGCGCTCGACCCGCAAGCGAAGATCCCCGAATTCAAAGCCTGCGCCGTGCAGGTCTTCCCCGCAAGGGAAAGTGACCTGCCGAACCCCGATGTTGTCTTGGAGCGGGGAAGGTATTAA
- a CDS encoding NAD(P)H-dependent oxidoreductase subunit E has protein sequence MSEIDLAPLKPAIENYIPLGRSGLLPALHAAQKLYGWLPESVAAEVAKSLRVPLADVHGVIEFYALFYNEPLGRKVIRVCTDQACALKDADGLLKRLCKKHDVEPHQTHPKLNLTIEPSPCLGMCELAPAVWTMDGEKSTVGYGSEEEIRPRSLVYGTIRELTKNCGKGTTSLKKYGAYKGFQKALQMQPQAVVEEIKASGLVGRGGAAFPTGIKWEGAMNAVADQKYVVCNTDESEPGTFKDRILLLDDPHSTIEGMCIAAYAIGASKGYMYIRGEYPYLVEAAENALQEAREAGLFGENILNSGFSFDIEIRVGAGAYICGEETALFESIEGKRGFPRIKPPFPTIHGLFQKPTVINNVETMCNVPLILEKGAAEYRKIGTEKSPGPKLFCVSGDVTKPGLYEVPFGVTLRELMDMAGGVANKKKLKSVLFGGAAGAFATSEHLDVKMTFEDLRATGLPLGSGVVMVFDETRDMRDVLKRLGKFFAHESCGKCYPCQMGTQRQMEILDRIADGRIEEGDLIRLQDVGWTMTEASICGLGQTAASATMSAMKIWPELFAVDSEKKDESDALSLPKGGKKSVGAKAKTVKKAAAKTAKKSTAKKVVKPAKAKKTSSKRSK, from the coding sequence ATGTCTGAAATTGACCTCGCCCCGCTAAAACCTGCCATCGAGAACTACATTCCTCTGGGTCGTTCCGGGCTGTTGCCAGCCTTGCACGCGGCTCAAAAACTGTACGGCTGGCTTCCCGAATCCGTCGCTGCCGAAGTTGCTAAAAGCCTGCGCGTTCCGCTTGCGGACGTGCATGGTGTGATCGAATTTTATGCCTTGTTCTACAATGAACCGCTTGGGCGTAAAGTCATCCGCGTTTGTACCGACCAAGCCTGCGCGTTGAAAGATGCGGACGGGCTGTTGAAAAGACTTTGCAAAAAACATGATGTGGAACCGCATCAGACTCACCCGAAGTTGAACCTGACCATCGAGCCGAGTCCATGCCTCGGCATGTGCGAACTCGCGCCCGCGGTGTGGACGATGGATGGCGAGAAGAGTACCGTTGGATATGGCTCTGAAGAAGAAATTCGTCCGCGATCTTTGGTCTATGGCACGATCCGCGAGCTGACGAAGAACTGCGGCAAAGGCACCACCTCCCTGAAAAAGTACGGCGCGTATAAGGGATTTCAAAAAGCGCTCCAGATGCAGCCCCAAGCCGTGGTCGAAGAGATCAAGGCGTCCGGTCTGGTGGGACGCGGCGGCGCAGCCTTCCCGACCGGCATCAAATGGGAAGGCGCGATGAACGCCGTCGCCGATCAAAAGTACGTCGTCTGCAACACGGATGAATCAGAACCCGGCACGTTCAAGGATCGCATCCTTTTGCTGGACGACCCGCACTCCACCATCGAAGGGATGTGCATTGCCGCGTACGCGATCGGCGCGAGCAAGGGGTATATGTATATCCGCGGCGAATATCCGTATCTGGTGGAAGCCGCCGAAAACGCCTTGCAGGAAGCAAGGGAGGCGGGTTTGTTTGGGGAAAATATTTTGAATTCGGGTTTTTCTTTTGATATTGAAATCCGCGTCGGTGCAGGCGCCTATATTTGCGGCGAGGAGACTGCGCTGTTCGAGTCCATCGAAGGGAAGCGCGGCTTTCCGCGTATCAAGCCGCCCTTCCCGACGATTCACGGCTTGTTCCAGAAGCCGACGGTCATCAATAACGTGGAGACGATGTGCAATGTGCCGCTCATCCTTGAGAAGGGCGCGGCGGAATATCGCAAGATCGGCACGGAGAAGTCGCCGGGACCGAAGTTGTTCTGCGTTTCGGGCGATGTGACCAAGCCCGGTTTGTACGAAGTTCCATTCGGCGTGACCCTGCGTGAACTGATGGACATGGCGGGCGGTGTTGCGAATAAAAAGAAACTCAAGTCCGTGCTGTTCGGCGGCGCGGCGGGAGCGTTTGCCACGTCCGAACATCTCGACGTGAAAATGACTTTTGAAGATCTGCGCGCGACGGGACTTCCGCTTGGATCGGGCGTGGTGATGGTTTTCGATGAAACCCGTGACATGCGTGATGTGTTGAAGCGGCTTGGTAAGTTCTTTGCGCATGAATCGTGCGGAAAGTGCTATCCCTGCCAGATGGGAACCCAGCGCCAGATGGAAATTTTGGATCGCATTGCGGACGGCAGGATCGAAGAAGGCGACCTGATCCGCTTGCAGGATGTCGGCTGGACGATGACCGAAGCCAGCATCTGCGGGCTTGGTCAGACGGCGGCGAGTGCGACAATGTCCGCGATGAAGATTTGGCCCGAGTTGTTTGCTGTGGATTCAGAGAAGAAAGATGAAAGCGATGCCCTGAGCCTGCCGAAGGGAGGAAAGAAATCAGTTGGCGCAAAAGCAAAGACTGTGAAGAAAGCTGCCGCAAAGACCGCGAAGAAGAGTACGGCGAAGAAAGTTGTAAAACCTGCAAAAGCGAAGAAGACTTCTTCAAAAAGATCTAAATAG